TCGTGATACGACGGATGTAGATGAGAACTCAGTGCTCCCCTCGTACCCAAGTGCCTCCAGTAGGTATCGGTCGCGGCGCAGCGCTCGCAGCGCCCGCTTAGCGTACGTCCTGACCGTCGCTGGGGACTTACCCGTGTGTTCGGCGATGTCTCCTGTATCCAGCCCTTGGAGAAGCCCGAGGGTGGCGACCTCGCGCGTCGCTGGCGGGAGCCGTTCAACGGCGCGGTACAATGCGTCGAAGACCTCCGTCCCGAGGATATCCGTCTCCGGCGAGGAGTCGCTGGATAGCCATTCAACCTCTGGAGAGATCGTGCTCTGGGCCGCCCGCATCCGCTGTTGGGTATACACACGGGTCACTATGGCCCGGAGATACGCGTCCATTAGGGACGGGTCGGGTTCTCTCGGGACGAGATTGTCGTTGTACCTCGTGAAGAGCCGCTCGACGGCCTCCGCTGCGATGTCCTCTGGCTCCAGACCCGAGTCGTCGGGAGTCCCCAGCCTCTTCGCAATCTGGAGCGATCGGTCCGCCGCCCACTCCATCAGCCGGTCTAAAGCGCCGGGATCGCCTGGACGGACATCGGGCGGGGACGAAACGAACGGCTGTGCCATCGCTCTCTTATGGACGGGGGACCACCGGGTCCCTTCGGTCTAGGATCCGAACGACGGCCGGGTGGAGGTCCGCCCAGCGCGACCCGTTCTCCGAGTACTCCATCACGAGCCGGTCGTGGAGGAACCGGGCGGAAAGCTCATCGCCTTCTAACCGCTTCGTCCGCCCCACCTTGCGCAGCCGAGAGGTGTCACCGGCACGGACTAGTACTGTGACCGCTTCACACTGTCGGGTAGAGCCGCCTCAGCGTCCGCCGCGCGTCGTCGGTTGTGAACTGCCACTCGACCGTGCCTGCCTCAGTGTTGCGCAACCCGACCCACGCCTCGACCTCCGTGGCCATCTCG
Above is a window of Bacteroidota bacterium DNA encoding:
- a CDS encoding sigma-70 family RNA polymerase sigma factor, which encodes MAQPFVSSPPDVRPGDPGALDRLMEWAADRSLQIAKRLGTPDDSGLEPEDIAAEAVERLFTRYNDNLVPREPDPSLMDAYLRAIVTRVYTQQRMRAAQSTISPEVEWLSSDSSPETDILGTEVFDALYRAVERLPPATREVATLGLLQGLDTGDIAEHTGKSPATVRTYAKRALRALRRDRYLLEALGYEGSTEFSSTSVVSREENVALTEPVVAPVVVSGERTRGEVIRLARAVTRSDGFALFFAVGLEHSASRVLGALAFQVKRPIVEVDVADAPDDVTSLDGWLTEALESTEPAAGVFLRGLERYVLVERALDRPGVLSSVNWRRGALAALGRPLVVWVSESALTTIARYASDLFDWSSGVYSFSGDRVERDS